The stretch of DNA AGGTGAAGCTGCTTGCCTAAGGTCTTACAACCAGGAGGTTATGGATGTATGATTGCATATCTCGTCCGTCTGACTCCAAGGCCCCAACTTTTGTCCCCACCCCCCTGTCCTGACGTTTTCCACACATCCTCTCAACTTACCCCACATCGTCACTGTGAACCGCATCTCTGATCCCCTGAACCCTTCCACAATCCTGACCACTCCCTCCTCACCACCCCCTGCTAGGTTCCCCTCTGGAGCTCCTACACTGGGGGCTGGACGTGCTGCCCCAGCCGGAAATGAGGCAGCTGGTGCCAGCAGTGACACAGCGTGAGGAGAGGGTGAGGGGTCGCACAGCCCAGGTGATGGAGACTGGCGATGCCATCTTCACCAGCATGATGTCATTGCGGTGGTCTTTGTTGGGGAGGCTGTCGTTGAAGCCGGGGTGGGGGAAGGACTCAGTGGCTGTCCGGGTCTGCTCACAGCCCTCCTCCTTCTGGAGGTTGTGCTGCCCCAGGTGAACTATGtagcggctgaggtgggagagacaGTAGTTGGAGGAGGAAAGGTCGGGGGAGACATGGGTGGGAGAGGTGAGTGACACCTTTGAGGATGAAGAAACATCGCTCTGCTTCCAACCTCTTCCACGTCTCCCACCGAAGCCCCCTTGCCAGCCATAGCCCCATCCCAACCCCATTCATCCCCCCACCTTCAATACCAACTTGAGCCCATCAACCTTGCTGACACTACCCATCCCCATCTCTAATCCCCTTACCCGCACCCCTATCCCTGAGCTTCTCTGCATCCATCTCCCCattcccagccccccaccccggCACCGCCCCAGCCCCCGCACCCACGGCTTGCGGCAGTGGGCTGCTGTCAGGAGCCATCCGGGGGCGATGAGTGTCGCCCCACAGAGTAGCCGCGTCTTCTCGAACAGGGCTGCCTGCCAGGGCTGGGAGTGAGGCTTGCACTCGAACCCCTTGATGATCCTGGTCTCTCCCCCTACAAGCCCTGGAGGGGGTGAGAGCAAAAGGAGGGGCTCAGGAAGGAGAGGTGGTAGACCAGGAGGACTCCCagaaatgggggtggggaggagagaaagagagtgggtGGTCTGGGCCCTGGTCTGGTGTCCCTCTGGGTTGCCCTGGATGCTGGGGTCGGGTATTAAAGGATGAAAATACTTCCATAAGGTcaaacgcagtggctcacgcctgtaatcccagcactttgagaggctaaggtgggaggattacttgagcccaggagttctagatcagcctaggcaaacatagtgaggcctcctcccccatctctacaaacaattaaacaattagcctggcttggtggcaggtgcctgtggtcccagctaccgcAGAAGCTGAGATGGCttaaggatcacttaagcctgggaagtcaagactgcagtgagccgtgttggcaccactgcactccagcctggacaatagagcgagaccttgtctctgggggaaaaaaaaaaaaaaaaaaaaggaaatacttccATACTGGTTGGTCAGTAGCCCCTGTCCTGTGTGCTTTGAGTGACTGCTCCCCCACCTCCAGCTTCCTCAGCCCCTCCACGGGACCCTTTACGACCCCCTTGGCCTCTCCTCCTTTGGCATTTAAAGGGATTATCTAGAAGGGCATCCAGGCCCTCATGACCGCTGCTCCAGTTCAGGTGCCTTATGGGTTGTTCTGTAATTTGGAATCAGCCCTGTCACTGTCCAGACACAGAGGGTTAGGGGACCCCAGAGATTCAAGAGGAAGGATCCTGCCCTGCCCCCATCCCCTGCGTACCTGTTGCCAGAGCAAGCAGGATTAACTGCAGAATCCTCATGGCCTGGAGGGGGGAGGAGCGGGCCCCAGGTTCCTCTGGGAACAAGGAGGGACATGGGGCCGCATCACTTTACGGGGAAATCGGAGGGGGTGGGGCTGGCTCAcgccctctcctctctccctcaccTGCTCCCGCTCCCCACTTGGGAGAAACAAGGTTGGGGAAATCCCCTGTTTCTCACAGCACTCAGATCTCCaaacacttaaaatatatctTAGGTGTCTAGGGTGGCCTTGGAGAGGGCCTGGTCACAGCTAGAAGCTTCCGAGATACCAAGAACCATGTCGAAGTTGTTGGGAGGGGCTTTGAGCCGTCAAGCCATGGGTCGGCCCTGTTCAAGTCAGCCATGGGACCTCCCTGGCACATGTCAGAGGATGTTTTCCTTCTTGCCTTGAGAGCTGGCCAGGCCCCAGCAGCTTGGGGTGGAAGGACAAGGGGAACCAGACACCGTTCCGTAGCCACCCCTTTTTCATTGTCTTCGCAGCAGAGCGATATGGAGCCTTTGAGGTCTGCTGGCGGGGAGTAGGGGGCTCAGCCCCAGACAGTGTCTGGGACCCCCATCACCCGGCTTGCTGAAGCCCTGTCCGCCAAACCCCTGCCCTTTTGAAGGACAGCCAAGCAAAGCTGGGCGGGGCTGATCGAGGGGAGGGCCAGTGCCCTCAGCTGCCCTGGCCAGCGGGGGTGGGAGCAGAGGGCCAGCTCAGCAGCTGAAGCCATGGAGATTAGAGGTAACTGAGGCTGCGGACAGCCATCGGAGGTGAGAGGTGTAGAGAGAGGCCAGGAACCCCCACCCAAGCAGAGAAGGACAGAGCAGAGGGAGAAATGGGTGCCCGAGTGGGACAGGTGTCCTTGGGGAGGGCTGACACCTGGATGGGGAGGGGCAGCTTCCCTTTCCTCCTGGACTCACAGGCTCTGGGGCTGGGGCTTTGGGGGCCCAGTGGCGGCGGAGACGGCAGTGGCGGCGGCTACAGCAGGTAGGCTGGGTTGGAGCGCCAGGTGCCAGGCACCAGGCAGGCGGGCTGGCAGGGGGGCGGCCCCGGGCGGGCCCAGGATGACTGGCCTCCAAGCCCTGCCATAATGCCCCGGGGCGGGGTGTGTGTGAGGGCCCTCCCCGGAGGCCTCTGAGGCACTGGCTGCCTTCCTGTGCCACCTCTCCAAGCccctcttctccctgtgtctcagcctccctctgtctgtctgtctgtctgcagcTTTCCTTTCCCTGCCCTGAGTCTCTGAATCTGTGTCTCGTTCTATGTGTCATTCCCCGTCATTCAGTAATTCTGACTttgtgtgatttttctctttctgtccctATGTGTCTGTCTGCCTTTCTCTGTCCTCGTCCCTGTCTCCATCTCcacccttctctctctgtctggcTCTGTGTGGCCCTTTCTCTAATTCCTTCTATCTTTGTGACTCTCAGTCAGTCTCTCTGACTGCATCTCTGGCAATTTGTCTTGAAATCCCTCTTCTTCCATCTAATCTCCGTCTCTCTTTTTCCTCCCGTCCCAGCCACTCCCTCTCCACAGCCCCAGCCCAGGTGGGCCCCTGGCCTCCCCTAGGCCGCTCCCTTCTCCTTTGCTGGGATGTCACACAGGTGGGGCTGCTGCCAGGCACCGGGGCAGGACtggagggtgggggaggcaggTCAGGGCCTGTGGAAGCCGAGTCCAGGAAAGGGAACAGAGCCCTTGGCTGCGCTCCACCCCAGGGCTCCTCTGGGGCCTCGCTTCTCTGCTGACCCTTCCCCTGCCCACTTCTGCCTGCCACCCAGGCAGCCCGAGTCCAGCTGTTCACTTACTGGCTGCTGTGAGACCTCTGCCCGATGACTTCCAGTCCTGCAGCCACCTCAACCTCTGCATCTGCAGAACCCGAGCGCGGATTCCTGCTTCTCCCAGCTTGTTTGTTTTCAGTTAGGTCCCTTCCCTTGgctttcctcccctctctcccctgaCCAGATGTGGAGCAAGGCAGGGGAGGGCCTAGGTTCTGACAGCAGCCAGCCCTGGCCTCAAACCTAGGTGCTTCCTCTTCCTACTACTATGACTACCCTTATGACGTGGGGACAAGGGACTCCACCCCTGCAaagctcagtttcttcatctgagagATGGGGGTGACAGACCTGCTTGCAGGGGAGGTTGGGATCAGGCTTCCAGGAGGGTCCATATGGGAAGAGCAGACTGCAGGGGGGCTCAGCAAATGTGCCTCCGCTGGTATGATCacctctcactccctccctcctccagttCCCCTTCAGTGCATTTGGGGAGATGGTCTCTCAACTCTTGAGTCCCAGTGGAGACAGAATCCAAGGGGTGGGCAGGAGGATTAAAGACGACGGCTGAGCTCTCCTGCTTTCCAAGCCTGCACTCCACCCTTCGTCTTATTAGAACAAAGCCACGTCCCACATTAAAGATACAATGTATGCTTCATTACAAGAAAGTAAACTGCAGTTGGCTAGTGGAAAGAATGTTACGTTTTATGGACCTTAGATTAAATGGTCATAAATGTTGACTTTGCAGCTTTCATCTGGTATTTTGGAGctaacaattttctttttctttctcggGTCTTTTGTGGACCCTTGCACAACTTATAAGCTCTGGGCACTATTTCTATTGTGCCAGATGAAGAAACATGTGTCTTATTTATAttgctgggtttttgtttttgagacaaggtctcactttattgcccaggctggagtgcagtggcatgatctcggctctttgcagcctccacctccccagctcgggtaatcctcccacctcagcttcccaagtagctgggactacaggcgtgcaccaccacacccagctaattttttgtgtttttgtagtgacaagatttcaccatgttgccgggCTGATCTCGAaatctgagctcaagccatcctcccacctcggcctcccaaagtgctgggattacaggcgtgggccactgcacccggcctatattATTAAAAGTAACTTTTTCTACTCCATTTCTGAGTAACTACTCAGGGAAGACCCTCATCCTATTTGagctctgggttttttgtttgtttgtttgtttgtttgtttttgagatggagtctcactctgtcgcccaggctggagtgtaatggttcaatctcggctcgctgcagcctctgcctcacgtgttcatgctattctcctgtctcagcctcccgagtagctgggattacaggcatgcaccaccatgcctggctaatttttgcatttttagtagagttggggtttcgctatgttgaccaggctggtcccgagttcctgacctcaggtgatccacctgcctcagcttcccaaagtgctgggattacaggtgtgtgccacca from Gorilla gorilla gorilla isolate KB3781 chromosome 20, NHGRI_mGorGor1-v2.1_pri, whole genome shotgun sequence encodes:
- the KLK11 gene encoding kallikrein-11 isoform X2, with protein sequence MRILQLILLALATGLVGGETRIIKGFECKPHSQPWQAALFEKTRLLCGATLIAPGWLLTAAHCRKPRYIVHLGQHNLQKEEGCEQTRTATESFPHPGFNDSLPNKDHRNDIMLVKMASPVSITWAVRPLTLSSRCVTAGTSCLISGWGSTSSPQLRLPHTLRCANITIIEHQKCENAYPGNITDTMVCASVREGGKDSCQGDSGGPLVCNESLQGIISWGQDPCAITRKPGVYTKVCKYVDWIQETMKNN
- the KLK11 gene encoding kallikrein-11 isoform X1 — its product is MQRLRWLQDWKSSGRGLTAAKEPGARSSPLQAMRILQLILLALATGLVGGETRIIKGFECKPHSQPWQAALFEKTRLLCGATLIAPGWLLTAAHCRKPRYIVHLGQHNLQKEEGCEQTRTATESFPHPGFNDSLPNKDHRNDIMLVKMASPVSITWAVRPLTLSSRCVTAGTSCLISGWGSTSSPQLRLPHTLRCANITIIEHQKCENAYPGNITDTMVCASVREGGKDSCQGDSGGPLVCNESLQGIISWGQDPCAITRKPGVYTKVCKYVDWIQETMKNN